One window of Macrococcus sp. 19Msa1099 genomic DNA carries:
- a CDS encoding SAS053 family protein, producing MSTHRYEDQENEMVTNFEDVVELGKEMEQISEQNAEDHEEKQDDEA from the coding sequence ATGTCAACTCATCGCTATGAAGATCAGGAAAATGAAATGGTTACTAACTTTGAAGATGTCGTAGAGCTCGGTAAAGAGATGGAACAAATATCAGAACAGAACGCCGAAGATCATGAAGAAAAGCAAGATGACGAAGCGTAA
- a CDS encoding nuclease-related domain-containing protein yields the protein MQYIVRIPSQQVYSFMHLKHRYHFSDTNVRDLEKKELGYIGEVIADELIHEHFSNDSCIYLTDLNYTINYTQFQIDSILIIENTLYIFEVKYFNFDLTYDGALYYLANGEVFHSLNNQIEKIKKLMCSVFEFKVDNIIVMPFFTNKNQMIYSKHHDHYLTMHNYKAFFNSIERPKFYNQVVAAELIQMRKPNDFDRPLEIRYHEVDKGAYCPSCYHELIKQSSRKFQCTYCKTTFSSREIIGASFEDLPILFPNIVITTALLYDWFGGLMSERNLRRYWDKQEIKQPFQLSIKREK from the coding sequence ATGCAATACATCGTAAGAATCCCCTCACAACAAGTCTACAGCTTTATGCACCTTAAACACAGATATCATTTCAGTGACACCAATGTACGCGACCTTGAAAAGAAGGAACTCGGCTATATCGGTGAAGTAATAGCTGATGAATTGATACATGAACACTTCAGTAATGACTCATGTATTTATTTAACTGATTTAAACTATACTATTAATTATACCCAATTTCAGATTGATTCTATCTTAATTATCGAAAATACTTTATATATTTTTGAAGTGAAATACTTTAACTTTGATTTGACCTATGATGGTGCGCTTTATTATCTCGCTAATGGCGAAGTGTTTCATTCCTTGAATAATCAGATTGAGAAGATAAAGAAGCTTATGTGCTCTGTATTTGAATTTAAAGTCGACAACATTATTGTCATGCCGTTTTTTACGAATAAAAATCAGATGATTTATTCTAAACATCACGATCACTATTTAACGATGCATAATTATAAAGCATTCTTTAATTCTATAGAGAGACCAAAGTTTTATAATCAGGTCGTTGCGGCTGAGCTTATTCAAATGAGAAAACCAAATGACTTTGATAGACCATTAGAAATACGATATCACGAAGTTGACAAAGGAGCATACTGTCCGAGTTGTTATCACGAATTAATCAAACAATCTTCTCGGAAGTTTCAATGTACGTATTGTAAGACGACATTTTCAAGTCGTGAGATTATCGGGGCAAGCTTCGAAGATCTGCCAATACTGTTTCCGAATATAGTAATAACGACAGCACTACTCTATGACTGGTTCGGTGGACTGATGAGCGAACGAAATTTAAGGAGGTATTGGGATAAACAAGAGATTAAGCAGCCATTTCAGTTAAGCATTAAAAGAGAAAAATAA